In a genomic window of Caloenas nicobarica isolate bCalNic1 chromosome 1, bCalNic1.hap1, whole genome shotgun sequence:
- the RBM28 gene encoding RNA-binding protein 28 isoform X2 — MAAGGGAGAAPGAAPGRTVLVRGLPASATATDLESLFGRIGPLRRCFVVTEKGTRTCRGFGYVTFSLGGDAQRALQEPPPLAGRPLTVTLARQRPRAGGKKPQEDEEGAPPAAPQAPRKPRAPSRKARLIVRNLSFQCCEDDLRSLFSPFGTVLEVNVPKKPDGKMRGFAFVQFQKVLEAAKALRGMNMTDIKGRPVAVDWAVAKDKYQATRGGPCHGDKEGKDGGEEEEKEEEEEEEKEEEKEEEEEEKEEEEEDDEEVGGEDDSEQEEEEDEEEEEDEEEEGGATPKKRRLGGARQPPPSDVGEGRTVFIRNLSFETEEDALGETLQQFGDLKYVRLVLHPDTERPKGCAFAQFLTQEAAQKCVQAAQEEGEGGGLRLDGRQLRIDPAVSREEAQKLRGQRPKKPTGTRNLYLAREGLIRAGTKAAEGVSDADMAKRARFEELKHQKLRDQNIFVSPTRLCVHNLPKAVDSTQLRRVLLRLLGRDTRVTECRVMREQRGQGHSLGFAFVGFGTHEQALAALRSLNNNPHVFGPHKRPIVEFSLEDRRKLKLKEQRAQRSLLKLKAKPPEKETAKPSGPPKQHKARTKPPPKGSGESPQAGGAPGGAQGALRTVPWSGFRVEAPGQRVQLPDGSSRRKVLALPSHRGPKIRKRDKGKVKPPPPKQPKAKAQRRKEKRKVPPTQRRRRGEPGGAEARFSDLVERYKRKILGSDPPAAKRSKWFES, encoded by the exons atggcggcgggcggcggtgccggtgccgctCCCGGTGCCGCTCCGGGCCGCACGGTGCTGGTGCGGGGCCTGCCCGCCTCCGCCACCGCCACCGACCTCGAGAGCCTCTTCGGCCGCATCGGGCCCCTCCGCCGCTGCTTCGTGGTCACCGAGAAGG GCACCAGGACCTGCCGCGGCTTCGGCTATGTCACCTTCTCGCTAGGGGGGGACGCCCAGCGCGCCCTGCAGGAGCCGCCCCCCCTCGCCGGCCGCCCCCTCACCGTCACCCTCGCCCGGCAGcggccccgggccgggggcaAGAAGCcgcaggaggatgaggagg GTgccccccctgcagccccccaggcGCCAAGGAAGCCCCGAGCCCCCTCCCGCAAAGCCCGGCTCATCGTCCGCAACCTCAGCTTCCAG TGCTGCGAGGATGACCTGAGGTCCCTTTTCTCGCCCTTCGGCACCGTCCTGGAGGTGAATGTCCCCAAGAAACCGG ACGGGAAGATGCGGGGCTTCGCCTTCGTGCAGTTCCAGAAGGTTCTGGAAGCGGCCAAAGCGCTGCGGGGGATGAACATGACGGACATCAAAG ggcggccGGTGGCTGTGGACTGGGCGGTGGCCAAGGACAAGTACCAGGCGACGCGTGGTGGCCCATGTCAcg gggacaaagaggggaaagatgggggggaggaggaggaaaaagaagaggaggaagaggaggagaaagaggaagagaaggaagaagaggaggaagagaaagaagaggaggaggaagatgatgaGGAAGTAGGTGGTGAGGATGACAgtgagcaggaggaggaggaagatgaagaggaagaagaggatgaggaggaggaag GGGGGGCCACACCCAAGAAGCGGCGGTTGGGGGGGGCTCGGCAGCCGCCCCCCTCAGATGTGGGCGAGGGCAGAACAGTCTTCATCCG GAATCTCTCCTTCGAGACGGAGGAGGATGCGCTGGGGGAGACGCTGCAGCAATTTGGGGACCTCAAATATGTCCGACTTGTCCTGCACCCCGACACTGAGCGCCCCAAAG GTTGCGCTTTTGCCCAGTTCCTGACGCAAGAGGCCGCCCAGAAATGCGTGCAGGCTGcgcaggaggagggggag GGGGGGGGCCTGCGGCTGGACGGGCGGCAGCTGCGCATCGACCCGGCCGTAAGCCGCGAAGAGGCACAAAAACTCCGCGGGCAGCGGCCAAAGAAGCCCACGGGGACCCGAAACCTCTACCTGGCGCGTGAAGGCC TGATCCGCGCTGGCACCAAGGCAGCGGAGGGTGTGAGCGACGCTGACATGGCCAAGCGAGCGCGG tttgAGGAGCTGAAGCACCAGAAGCTGCGGGACCAGAACATCTTCGTGTCCCCCACCCGGCTCTGCGTGCACAACCTGCCCAAGGCTGTGGACAGCACGCAGCTGCGGCGCGTCCTGCTGCGCCTGCTCGGCAGGGACACGCGTGTCACCGAG TGCCGGGTGATGCGGGAGCAGCGGGGCCAGGGCCACTCTTTGGGGTTCGCCTTCGTGGGGTTCGGGACGCACGAGCAGGCGCTGGCCGCGCTGCGCAGCCTCAACAACAACCCCCACGTCTTCGGGCCACAcaag AGGCCCATTGTGGAGTTCTCGCTGGAGGATCGGCGCAAGCtgaagctgaaggagcagcGAGCCCAGCGCAGCCTG CTCAAACTGAAAGCGAAGCCaccagagaaggaaacagcCAAACCATCAGGACCCCCTAAACAACATAAAGCAAGGacaaaaccccccccaaaaggctctggggagtccccccaggctgggggtgccccgGGGGGGGCCCAGGGCGCCCTCCGCACCGTGCCCTGGAGCGGGTTCCGCGTGGAGGCGCCGGGGCAGCGGGTGCAGCTGCCGGACGGGAGCAGCCGCAGGAAGGTGCTGGCGCTGCCCTCGCACCGCGGGCCCAAGATCAg GAAACGCGACAAGGGGAAGGTGAAGCCCCCCCCACCCAAACAGCCCAAGGCCAAGGCCCAGCGGCGCAAGGAGAAGCGCAAGGTGCCCCCCACCCAG cggcggcggcggggggagcccgggggggCCGAGGCGCGATTCAGCGACCTGGTGGAGCGATACAAGAGGAAAATCCTGGGAAGCGACCCCCCCGCGGCAAAGAGGAGCAAATGGTTCGAGAGCTGA
- the RBM28 gene encoding RNA-binding protein 28 isoform X1: MAAGGGAGAAPGAAPGRTVLVRGLPASATATDLESLFGRIGPLRRCFVVTEKGTRTCRGFGYVTFSLGGDAQRALQEPPPLAGRPLTVTLARQRPRAGGKKPQEDEEGELGGAAPSGTVPRVVLSPTPPLPLPGAPPAAPQAPRKPRAPSRKARLIVRNLSFQCCEDDLRSLFSPFGTVLEVNVPKKPDGKMRGFAFVQFQKVLEAAKALRGMNMTDIKGRPVAVDWAVAKDKYQATRGGPCHGDKEGKDGGEEEEKEEEEEEEKEEEKEEEEEEKEEEEEDDEEVGGEDDSEQEEEEDEEEEEDEEEEGGATPKKRRLGGARQPPPSDVGEGRTVFIRNLSFETEEDALGETLQQFGDLKYVRLVLHPDTERPKGCAFAQFLTQEAAQKCVQAAQEEGEGGGLRLDGRQLRIDPAVSREEAQKLRGQRPKKPTGTRNLYLAREGLIRAGTKAAEGVSDADMAKRARFEELKHQKLRDQNIFVSPTRLCVHNLPKAVDSTQLRRVLLRLLGRDTRVTECRVMREQRGQGHSLGFAFVGFGTHEQALAALRSLNNNPHVFGPHKRPIVEFSLEDRRKLKLKEQRAQRSLLKLKAKPPEKETAKPSGPPKQHKARTKPPPKGSGESPQAGGAPGGAQGALRTVPWSGFRVEAPGQRVQLPDGSSRRKVLALPSHRGPKIRKRDKGKVKPPPPKQPKAKAQRRKEKRKVPPTQRRRRGEPGGAEARFSDLVERYKRKILGSDPPAAKRSKWFES, from the exons atggcggcgggcggcggtgccggtgccgctCCCGGTGCCGCTCCGGGCCGCACGGTGCTGGTGCGGGGCCTGCCCGCCTCCGCCACCGCCACCGACCTCGAGAGCCTCTTCGGCCGCATCGGGCCCCTCCGCCGCTGCTTCGTGGTCACCGAGAAGG GCACCAGGACCTGCCGCGGCTTCGGCTATGTCACCTTCTCGCTAGGGGGGGACGCCCAGCGCGCCCTGCAGGAGCCGCCCCCCCTCGCCGGCCGCCCCCTCACCGTCACCCTCGCCCGGCAGcggccccgggccgggggcaAGAAGCcgcaggaggatgaggagggtgaGCTGGGGGGGGCTGCACCTTCAGGGACTGTCCCCAGGGTCGtgctgtccccaaccccccctctccccctgccAGGTgccccccctgcagccccccaggcGCCAAGGAAGCCCCGAGCCCCCTCCCGCAAAGCCCGGCTCATCGTCCGCAACCTCAGCTTCCAG TGCTGCGAGGATGACCTGAGGTCCCTTTTCTCGCCCTTCGGCACCGTCCTGGAGGTGAATGTCCCCAAGAAACCGG ACGGGAAGATGCGGGGCTTCGCCTTCGTGCAGTTCCAGAAGGTTCTGGAAGCGGCCAAAGCGCTGCGGGGGATGAACATGACGGACATCAAAG ggcggccGGTGGCTGTGGACTGGGCGGTGGCCAAGGACAAGTACCAGGCGACGCGTGGTGGCCCATGTCAcg gggacaaagaggggaaagatgggggggaggaggaggaaaaagaagaggaggaagaggaggagaaagaggaagagaaggaagaagaggaggaagagaaagaagaggaggaggaagatgatgaGGAAGTAGGTGGTGAGGATGACAgtgagcaggaggaggaggaagatgaagaggaagaagaggatgaggaggaggaag GGGGGGCCACACCCAAGAAGCGGCGGTTGGGGGGGGCTCGGCAGCCGCCCCCCTCAGATGTGGGCGAGGGCAGAACAGTCTTCATCCG GAATCTCTCCTTCGAGACGGAGGAGGATGCGCTGGGGGAGACGCTGCAGCAATTTGGGGACCTCAAATATGTCCGACTTGTCCTGCACCCCGACACTGAGCGCCCCAAAG GTTGCGCTTTTGCCCAGTTCCTGACGCAAGAGGCCGCCCAGAAATGCGTGCAGGCTGcgcaggaggagggggag GGGGGGGGCCTGCGGCTGGACGGGCGGCAGCTGCGCATCGACCCGGCCGTAAGCCGCGAAGAGGCACAAAAACTCCGCGGGCAGCGGCCAAAGAAGCCCACGGGGACCCGAAACCTCTACCTGGCGCGTGAAGGCC TGATCCGCGCTGGCACCAAGGCAGCGGAGGGTGTGAGCGACGCTGACATGGCCAAGCGAGCGCGG tttgAGGAGCTGAAGCACCAGAAGCTGCGGGACCAGAACATCTTCGTGTCCCCCACCCGGCTCTGCGTGCACAACCTGCCCAAGGCTGTGGACAGCACGCAGCTGCGGCGCGTCCTGCTGCGCCTGCTCGGCAGGGACACGCGTGTCACCGAG TGCCGGGTGATGCGGGAGCAGCGGGGCCAGGGCCACTCTTTGGGGTTCGCCTTCGTGGGGTTCGGGACGCACGAGCAGGCGCTGGCCGCGCTGCGCAGCCTCAACAACAACCCCCACGTCTTCGGGCCACAcaag AGGCCCATTGTGGAGTTCTCGCTGGAGGATCGGCGCAAGCtgaagctgaaggagcagcGAGCCCAGCGCAGCCTG CTCAAACTGAAAGCGAAGCCaccagagaaggaaacagcCAAACCATCAGGACCCCCTAAACAACATAAAGCAAGGacaaaaccccccccaaaaggctctggggagtccccccaggctgggggtgccccgGGGGGGGCCCAGGGCGCCCTCCGCACCGTGCCCTGGAGCGGGTTCCGCGTGGAGGCGCCGGGGCAGCGGGTGCAGCTGCCGGACGGGAGCAGCCGCAGGAAGGTGCTGGCGCTGCCCTCGCACCGCGGGCCCAAGATCAg GAAACGCGACAAGGGGAAGGTGAAGCCCCCCCCACCCAAACAGCCCAAGGCCAAGGCCCAGCGGCGCAAGGAGAAGCGCAAGGTGCCCCCCACCCAG cggcggcggcggggggagcccgggggggCCGAGGCGCGATTCAGCGACCTGGTGGAGCGATACAAGAGGAAAATCCTGGGAAGCGACCCCCCCGCGGCAAAGAGGAGCAAATGGTTCGAGAGCTGA
- the PRRT4 gene encoding proline-rich transmembrane protein 4, producing MGLDQCPLLPVPPPPLSPKSPLSPMSAVSPPGPGAAPRLLLALLCLTPQTSAPPSAPPAPRSAAPPVLSLNLGLNFQIKMRSQSPPRPAPTKAPPPSPPPSTPTPPTSGSGWPDPEDEPGSGTPPEESGGWGGDKPTAPGPPRAKELELDIAIGLSAGLEPEAGGGAEGGSVPPPPLPRGPPRPPLSLLPGIAELIGKIGTAGFLVPPRVDNGTQEQELGGSGAEPAPASGHEPSRGGVAPPPAAASACTPGSTCTSGGPDPRGGGAAPGPPPRLPWPPHLVSLGTSWAVAAAAWGPAWAAHAYGAAALFALLALLGALVLLGGRRPPPARVLGGLLAAAGAARAFPLFYDPYERGGRLPPPAARLLFELPFPCLGWGLALGPPLLGPPPRCPGPPVAVLGVLHAGGVLGAVLGGGALPRWPWLLLVPRGLFVTLVVALAIGGVTRCPRAKGGAGGAGRRVALGVAGVAAVASAGLQVFGVLQGLGWGGTPPPGPWGWWGLQLGCRVAEVTVGLPLAALALAATPPSHRDPPGDPPNGCARRGGGEVAALSGGPHDGADADGDPTAGYRPPSPIDLRRSIAEALGGGRGIFRGDAGSGDTATGSGGIGTTGVFREDTGVGTTGIGSTEVGTTGTGTTGIGDTGTTGIGDTGTTGIGDTGTGIGGTGTSAARGPGTAGTGAVGTTSVTGLGTPGPGTTGTPGIGTTGVTGLGATGTAGSGRSGTSEPGKTGTRGPGTATAPGLGANGASGFGTTGSPGPGTTGSPGPGTTSSPSPGITGAPVPRITGSPGPGTTSSPGPGTSGTSELGTTSPAAPGTTDSPVPGTTPGPATPAPPNRGPPAPPGPGTPGSPPFPHRATSCAGGSPLSPGGGRSPPPQGLSRGGPGAVPKRSPPATLRPSHSWAGGGGPRPPPAPQARGGAVPAVPEPPGDTGTDRRSLGSDTIDL from the exons ATGGGGCTGGATCAATGCC CGCTGCTCCCGGTGCCGCCGCCCCCGCTGTCCCCAAagtccccgctgtcccccatGTCCGCAGTGTCCCCCCCGGGCCcgggggccgccccccgcctcctgctggccctgctgtgtCTGACCCCCCAAACCAGCgccccccccagcgccccccccgccccccgcagcGCCGCCCCCCCCGTCCTGTCCCTCAACCTCGGCCTCAACTTCCAGATCAAGATGCGAAGCCagagccccccccgccccgcccccacTAAAGCCCCCCCCCCGTcgcccccccccagcacccccacgCCCCCCACCTCGGGCTCGGGCTGGCCGGACCCCGAGGACGAGCCGGgctcggggacccccccggaggaatcggggggctgggggggggacaaGCCCACggccccgggccccccccgcgccaaggagctggagctggacatCGCCATCGGGCTGAGCGCGGGGCTGGAGCCcgaagcgggggggggggcagagggggggtccgtgccccccccgcccctcccgcggggccccccccgcccccccctgTCCCTCCTCCCCGGCATCGCGGAGCTGATCGGGAAAATCGGCACCGCCG GGTTCCTGGTGCCCCCCCGGGTCGATAACGGGACCCAGGAGCAGGAGTTGGGGGGCAGCGGCGCGGAGCCAG cccccgcctCCGGCCACGAACCCTCCCGGGGGGGGGtcgcccccccgcccgccgccgcctccgcctgcaccccaggatccaCCTGCACTTCGGGGGGGCCGGACCcgcgcggggggggcgcggcgccgggcccccccccccgccttcccTGGCCCCCCCACCTCGTGTCCCTCGGCACCAGCTGGGCCGTGGCCGCCGCCGCTTGGGGTCCCGCCTGGGCCGCCCACGCGTACGGCGCCGCCGCCCTCTTCGCCTTACTGGCCTTACTGGGAGCGCTGGTTTTACTGGGGGggcgccgccccccccccgcccgcgtgctgggggggctgctggcggcggcgggggccgctCGCGCCTTCCCCCTTTTTTACGACCCCTACGAGCGGGGGGGCCgcctgcccccccccgccgcccgcctccTGTTCGAGCTGCCCTTcccctgcctgggctgggggctggcgCTGGGGCCCCCCCTTTTGGgcccccccccgcgctgcccgggCCCCCCCGTGGCGGTTCTGGGGGTGCTGCACGCggggggggtgctgggggccgTGCTGGGCGGGGGGGCGCTGCCCCGCTGGCCgtggctgctcctggtgccgcGGGGGCTCTTTGTCACCTTGGTGGTGGCTTTGGCCATCGGGGGGGTCAcccgctgcccccgcgccaaggggggggcggggggggccggcaGGAGGGTGGCGCTGGGGGTGGCGGGGGTGGCGGCGGTGGCCAGCGCGGGGTTGCAGGTTTTCGGGGTGCTGCAggggttggggtggggggggacgCCCCCCCCGGGGccctgggggtggtgggggCTGCAGTTGGGGTGTCGCGTTGCCGAGGTCACCGTGGGGCTCCCCCTCGCCGCGCTGGCGCTGGCGGCGACCCCCCCGTcccaccgggacccccccggggatCCCCCCAACGGCTGCGCCCGCCGCGGGGGGGGCGAAGTGGCGGCGCTGAGCGGGGGTCCCCACGATGGCGCCGATGCGGACGGGGACCCCACGGCCGGTTACCGGCCGCCCTCGCCCATCGACCTGCGCCGCAGCATCGCCGAGGCGCTGGGGGGGGGACGCGGCATCTTCCGCGGGGACGCCGGGAGCGGGGACACCGCCACCGGCAGCGGTGGCATCGGTACAACCGGCGTCTTCCGCGAGGACACCGGGGTCGGCACAACCGGCATCGGGAGCACCGAGGTCGGCACAACCGGCACCGGCACAACCGGCATCGGTGACACCGGCACAACCGGCATCGGTGACACCGGCACAACCGGGATCGGTGACACCGGCACCGGGATCGGTGGCACCGGCACAAGCGCGGCGCGGGGTCCCGGTACTGCCGGTACGGGGGCGGTCGGCACGACCAGCGTAACGGGGCTCGGCACACCGGGTCCTGGCACAACCGGCACACCGGGGATCGGCACGACCGGCGTAACGGGGCTCGGTGCCACCGGCACGGCGGGGAGCGGCAGGAGCGGCACATCTGAGCCCGGCAAAACCGGCACACGGGGGCCCGGCACAGCCACCGCACCGGGGCTCGGCGCGAACGGAGCATCAGGGTTTGGCACAACCGGCTCACCGGGTCCTGGCACAACCGGCTCACCGGGTCCCGGCACAACCAGCTCACCGAGTCCCGGCATAACCGGTGCACCGGTTCCCCGCATAACCGGCTCACCGGGTCCCGGCACGACCAGCTCACCGGGTCCTGGCACAAGCGGCACATCCGAGCTCGGCACAACcagcccggcagctcccggcacCACCGACTCCCCGGTTCCCGGCACGACCCCGGGTCCCGCCACCCCCGCCCCACCGAAtcgcggcccccccgcccccccggggccCGGCACACCGGGGTCCCCCCCGTTCCCGCATCGCGCCACCTCCTgcgcgggggggtccccgctgtccccagggggtGGTCGCAGCCCCCCGCCGCAGGGACTGTcccgggggggtccgggggcGGTGCCAAAGCGCAGCCCCCCCGCGACACTGCGGCCGTCCCACagctgggcgggggggggcggcccccggccccccccggccccccaagCCCGCGGGGGGGctgttcctgctgtccccgagcCCCCCGGTGACACCGGCACCGACCGCCGCAGCCTGGGCAGCGACACCATTGACTTGTAg